From a region of the Ignavibacteria bacterium genome:
- a CDS encoding ATP-dependent Clp protease adaptor ClpS: MSDVLTLPETELIEESDNDVLVEEPAKVILFNDEVHSFDEVIGQIIKAIGCDIHKAEALTWEVHFNGKAVVFSGEMIRCLEVSHVLEEIQLMTQIEV; this comes from the coding sequence ATGTCAGACGTACTCACACTTCCCGAAACCGAACTCATCGAAGAAAGCGACAATGATGTTCTCGTTGAAGAACCGGCAAAAGTCATTCTGTTCAACGACGAAGTGCATTCGTTCGATGAAGTGATTGGGCAAATCATCAAAGCAATCGGCTGCGACATTCACAAGGCGGAAGCATTAACGTGGGAAGTGCATTTCAACGGAAAAGCAGTGGTGTTCAGTGGAGAAATGATTCGCTGTTTGGAAGTAAGCCACGTGCTGGAAGAAATTCAATTGATGACGCAGATTGAAGTATGA